TTAAATCTTTGGTTCTTGCACTAATATGTATCTTATTTTCAGATATTCCAAATACATAAGTTGTAGTTATGCCTTCCATTTTAAGCAAAAAATCCGCAGCTTTTGGTAAAGCATCACGGTTTTTAATATGTCCCACATAAGACAAAGCTATATTATTTTTAATTATATTCCTATTAGTTATTGCTCTTGCAAGAGCCTCCATACTTTCTGTATCCATGTCGGGGTTCTCAATTAAGTCTAGCGTTTTCGGGTCCATCAAATCTTGTAAATATCCCGCAGCATCAAAATCTTTTTTAGATGTTTTTCTTTTAAAATAGTTAGTATCTGTACATATTGCATAATATAATGCAGTTGCCAATTTCTGTTTTGGCACTATGTTCAAATGACTTAAATATTCTGTTAAAATAGTAGCAGTTGCGCCAATATCTGGCCTTATGTCCATATAATTTGCAGTTAAATCTCCATTATTGTGGTGGTCCAATAAAATATCAATTTTATAAGTTGTATCAATAGGTATTATTTTCGAAGAAGATGTATCTACAACGGCAACACCTTCGTAATTACTTATATCAATATTGTCAATAGGCGTTAATTTTACACCCAACAAATTAACCATTGCCTTATTTTCATCAAAACCTATTTTTCCACCATAGGCTATATCTGAACTCACACCCCATTTCATCATTATTGTTTTTAAAGCCATTGCACTAGCTATTGAATCTGGGTCTGGGTTGTTGTGCATAATTATTAAACAGGGGGCTAACTTATTATCATCGGATTTACTGGCATCAATTCCATTGATGACATTATTATCCTTAGAACCAGTACTGTACTTTTCCCCCTTACTTTTGGAGGGGACGATATTGGAAGTTTTAGAATTATATCTCTTTTTAATGTCTTTAACAATTTCTTCTAAATCTATTAATTTTCTTCTTAATTTTGATTTTTCAATTTCCAATAATATCTCATGAGCCGCACAATCCACAGGGTAAATTATTTTATGGACTTCAATACCACTGTATAAATCAGGATATTGCACAATATTTCTGACTATCAAATATGCCTTTGGATTTAGCTTAGAAACTAATTTCGCGATTTTTTTATTTGTTTCTCTTTCATTTGTTAATACTATAACAGTGTCGGCATCTTTAATACCTGCCTTATTTAATATGGTTTCGTCGGTAGCATCGCCCACAATAAAATTAAATTCAGCCTCTTCAACAGATTCAAATACAACTGCATTACTGTCAATTACTGAAATTTTATCTATGGCTTTAGTATTATTCACTACTTTACGACCAAATGTCCCATATCCTATAACAATTATCATAAGTTCCCTCATAGGAATTATTAATATTTATAAATAATTAAGGTATATAGTATGTTCAGAAAGTTTGTTATCTATTAGTTAAAAAGATTAAGATGCATTACAGTATATTCGGAAAGAAGGTTATTTAACTGTCCCAGCATATATAAAATATGTCTGTATTATGGTAAAATATAGTTAATCTTCAATGGCCGTCCTTATCTGTCCCAAACTATTTATTAATCTAATTCAATAACCTAATAATTTGAGTTTATTGTATATCGCCTGAAAAAGACCGAAGATTTACTATAATAATATTTAAATTTATTATATAAACCAGTTATACAAAAAGTTCCCGAACGAACCATATATAATATCAACTTAATATCCATACACAGTAGGATTTGTTAATATAATAAGTTCTTGAACATATATATTATTAACATATATGTATATTATTAATATTGACATCATATTTGAAATATAAATATAAGGAAATTGAATTAAAAATTAATTAAATTCCCCAGAATGGATTGTTCTCTAACTTTCTTTTTAATTCCACATATCTTTCAAATGCCTCTCTTTCGTCCCCCCTTAACTCGCCCATATAATTATGAGATAATATTCTTACCTCTGGTTCAGGGAGCTCCACATACATAATATCATCTTCCCCGATATGTCTCCCAAGAATTACAGTTCCATCAATAGAAATTGGAACCTCCATTCCAACTTTTGCCTCTTTTATATTTTCCTGTTTTTTATCTTTAATTTCTTTAACAGTCCCTAATCTTTTACCCTGTTCATCTACAACAGAACAGCCAACTCTCAGCGTTCCATATACTACCTCCACGCCACAAATGGCGGGTTTTGTTTTATTAAAAATACATCCGGGAATTATTCTCAATATGGCGGGTTTTGTTAATCTATTAAACTCATCTGATTTTAATAATTCTTTCATTTCTTTTGTCCATTCTTCATAATCTTCAACAAGTTTATAAATAATGTCTCCTTCGAATGTTTTTATCTCATATTTTTCTACTTCACTTTTTGCATCTGCCAATAGTTTTGAGTTAAATAATATAATTGCCCCATTTAATGGATTAGTTTGAGCATAAGATGAAGCTTCGATTACATCTTTTTTTGAAACATCTCCAACTTCTGCCTTTTTGATTTTTGCACCTACCTTTCTTAATTCTGTTGCAAGTGCCTCCAATGAACCAAGAGTATCTGCCTTTATAATTATACCTTCTTCGTCTAGTTGTATGGCTGTTTCCTCTATCTCTTCCACAATTTCGGCTTTTGCCTGTTCCACCATATTTTTTGGCACAATTCTTAAAGGGCTACCTGCTATAATATTGTCTAAATCAGGGGCAGATATTTTAAGACCAGTTGCAGCACTAATTTCATTCATTGTTTTAAATTTATCCCTCGGGTCCCTCATTTCATCTAGTGCCTTTGGCTTTAAAAGAGCCTTTATTCTAGAAACCACAATTCCGTCGGGATTTCCTATTACAATGTAGTCCCCCCTTTTTGCCACGCCATCATAAATTATGGCATCCATGGTTTTTCCAAGCCCTCTTTCTTCTTTAACTTCAAGAACTGTTCCTTTGGCATATCCTTCTACATTTAATTTTAAATTTTGTTCCATAAATCTTTGAGCAAGACCGGAAATCATAACAAGTAAATCAGGGATTCCCTCCCCCGTCATTGCAGATATTGGCACAATATTTATGGTTTTTGAAACATCTTTTACTCTGGAAAAAAGGTCGGCTTCAAATCCCCTTTCTGCCAGAGGTGCTATCACATTTTCATACAACTTAATTTCAAATTCTGTTAAAGCATTTGGGTGCTGTTTCTGTTCGTTAAAGTTTGTAATGAATGCCCCATCTACGGAGCTCCACCCCGGCAACCTATCAATTTTATTTGCTGCAACTACAAATGGAGTTTTATTTTGTTTTAATATATTTAGTGCCTCTATTGTTTGGGGCATGAATCCTTCATTTATATCTACAATCAATACTGCAATATCTGCCAGAGCTCCCCCTCTTTTTCTGAGTGAAGTAAATGCTGCATGCCCCGGTGTATCTATAACTAATATTCCGGGAATGGTTAAATTTGCACCCAACATTTTAATTAAATCCTTTGATATTTTCTTTATAATATCTATTGGAATTTCACTTGCCCCGATGTGTTGAGTAATTCCCCCTGCCTCTCTCTGTGTAACCCTCGTTTTTCTAATTTTATCGAGCAAACTTGTTTTTCCATGATCTACATGACCAAGAACACTAACTATTGGACATCTTAATGCCATATCTATCACCGTTTAAAAATAAAAATAAAATAATATCACTATAATCACATAATAACCGTTAAAAATAAAAATAAAATAATATGTTGTTATCTAATAATATATCTAAAATAATATGAGATTTATATTATATATATTTATTTATATCACATTAGAAACTCATTAAAAATATAGGAATTGCTGAAAAAACCATCGCCAATGCAACAATTATCGCAAAAAACTTTTTTTTATCCATTGTTATCCCTCAATCCTAAATAAGATGTTTTGACTAGTTTGTCTTTACTAATATTTAAACTTTTCAGTATCTCAAATAATTCATTAATGGCCTGTTCTTTTTCAGATAAATCATTGACAACCTTTTCAAATTCAACATAGGTTCCAACATTTTCAACTTCGTCGATGGTTATTATTATATCCTGTTCTTCTTTTTGATATATTTCTCTTATTTTAGTTATGGGCTTCACTGGTTTAAATCCAAGTCTTTCAAATATTTTTCGTGCTGTTTCCCCGTCATCTATTTTTATCTCTAATTCTTCCCTTGTTTTTGATATACTATCTATTTTAGCTCCCTTATAAGTAATATTATAATAAGTTTCTTGGCTGTCAAGATTTATTGACTGCCTAATTCTAACGGCTTCATCGGTTTCTTTAAAATCCCTATCTATTCCATTAAAATATGTATCAATTTCTTTCTTTTTTGCGATTTTTTTAAATCCCATTTCAATTATATTATTTATAAAATTTGGAATTTCCATTTTTTCCATTTTTGCCTTTAACTCTACCTCTATCATACTACCACCAATTTTTTAATATCTTCCTTTAAAATATTTTTTAATTCTATTATTTCATTAATTGCAATATTTTCAACTGTAAGCCATATTATTACAATATTATCCCCTTCTTTTTCAAGTGTGGTGGATAATATATTGCCACCCAGATTTGAGATATTTAAAGATATATCTGCCAAAAGCCCAATTCTATCTTTTGCTATTATTTGAACTTTTGTAGTAATTAAACTTATTTTATTTTTTTCAACCAAATATATTCCTTCTTTTGTTAAATATGCTCCGCCAGACCTGCCTTTTTTCGTAGTTAATAACCCCAAATCCCTTAAAACTCGAATATATCTATCTACATTTTTTGGGTGAAGGTTTAATTGTTGAGCTATATCTTTTGTAGTATTGTATTTTAATAATTGTTCCATTATATTTTTAGTAGTTCCTTGGAGCTCCATGTTATCACATATATAATAATATTATAATATATATAATATTATTATCTATTATTTATTATTGAGTATTATTATATTATTTCGTGGTGATAAATTGCTAACTCATGTAGATGAAAACGGCGTAAAAATGGTAGATGTATCCAATAAAAAAGATGTTGGAAGAATATGCACTGCAAAAGGATATATAAAATTAAAACCTTCTACAATAGAAAAAATAAAAGAAAAAGAAGTAATAAAAGGAGATGTATTGACAACGGCACAGGTTGCGGGAGTAATGGCAGTAAAAAATACATCAAATACCATTCCAATGTGCCACCCCTTACCAATTACTTCAATAAAAGTTAATTTTGAATTATATGATGACAAAATTGAGGCAATTGTAACGGTAAAAACAACATATAAAACAGGCATAGAAATGGAAGCTTTATGTGGTGTTAGCACAGCACTATTGACCATCTGGGACATGGTAAAGGCCATAGAAAAAGATGAAGCCGGGCAATATCCTGAAACTGAAATATATGGAATAAAAGTAGTTGAAAAAATTAAAAATGAATAATTATAGTAAGTTCAAGAACTGTCCCTTGTTTGTCCAAATTATTATGAATGGGTATTTTAGTAATAATAATGAGTTAGCTTTATTAATATACCCAACTGAAAAAGACCGAAGATTGACTATACTCCATTATTAAAATACAGATCGAGTAGGATATTTATGTGGAATTTAGAAACCGACAGAGTAATAAAAGAAATAGAAAAATCAAATGGGAAAAATATAGTATTTCATGCACCAGAAGGTTTAAAATTAGCCGTTGAAAAAGAAATAGAAAAAATAAATGATTATTTTAACAGCACTAAAAATTTAATAATGTGGGGAGCTCCATGCTATGGTGCATGTGATTTATGCGACCATGAATTAAAATATAATAATATTGATTTAATAATTCACTATGGGCATGAGGAGCTCCCATATGCAAAACCAGACATACCAACAATTTTCATACATTGCTACTATATTTATGATGAAATTGAACAAAACAATATATTAAATAAAATAGATGAATATTTACAAAATAATCCAAACACCATAATTACAACCACAATACAATTTAAAGAATTGTTAAAAAAATATAATCCAAATATAATTCTTGGTTGTAGGGCAAATATATCCAATAAACCAAAATCAGAATTAGAACAGGGAACAGAGAAAGAAACAGAAAACAGCAAAATATTATATATTGGAACGGGGCGATTTCACCCATTAATGTTATGTTATAAATTTAAAAAATCTGTGAATTTATTTAATCCGACATCCAAAGAGTTTTCTGCCATATCAGAAGAGGAAGTAAATAAATTTATTAAAAAAAGAATTGGGGCCATTTCAAAATTATTAATAAATCCACCTAAAAAAATTGGAGTTGTTTTATCCACTAAAAAAGGGCAAAATAGAATAAATGTATACAATAAAATAATAAATTTATTAAAAGACAATAATATTGAATATATGCCGATTATATTAAATAATGCCTCACCAGATAATTTATTTTATGATGTGTCTGCATATATTATATGTGCCTGTCCTAGAATTGTGTTAGATGATTATTTAAATTACAATAAAACATTATTAACCCCTAAAGAGTTTGAAATGTATATTAAAAAAGATTTTGAATATGTTTTTGACGAAATATTATTTGATGATTTCGAACCCTAGGTTCAATTAACAAAATTATAAAATAATTTTGTCCAATTATAGTCAATCTTCAAAAACTGTCCTATGATAGTCCAAAATAATTAAATAATTATAGGTTTAATATTGTATGTATTATGCATAATACAGTCTTATCTGCGTATCCCCTGTATGAAAAAGTTCGAAGATTGGCTATATATAATAATGATAAAAATAGCAAATTGTAATAAAAATATAAAATCAAAAAATAGTAAAATTAATTTAATTAGTTATTTCTTTTATCTCTTTTCATTCTTCTAATTCTCTTTTTATAGTGGCTCCATCTCATTTGACCTTTCTTTTTCCATCTTCTTGAACTTCTTTTTATAGTATCACACTCGATTAATTTTATCAAATTTATAATATTTTATCATATAATCAATATTAATTATAATCATATAAATTAATTGCTCCATTTACTTTTTTCCACGACAATATAGTCGTCTTTAGTTTTGGGGGCAATTTTTAAGGCATCGTGTTTAAATGAAGTATCCAACTTAGAAATATCATCTTCCCTTAAAACATTTTTAGTGTCAAGAATATAATATTCTTCCTCACTATCAATTTCAAAGCTTTCAAGAACTGTTGAAAACTGTTCAACAATTTCTTCTGCCTGTTTTTGTATTTTTTCAATATCTATCATAAAAACCACATAAATAAATTATAATATACCATAATATATTTATAACTATTTATAATTTTTGTATGGCCGTATTATTTATAACAACCCATACTCTTTTAGTGCTGTTTCTAATTTAAATTTATTTTCTTCTTCCATTTTACATAATGGAAGTCGTAAATCACCAGCAGGCATATTTAATAAATTCATTGCGGTTTTTATTGGCACAGGATTAGTTTCAATAAATAAGGACTTCATAAGATTAAATAATTTATAATGTATTTCACGAGCCTCTTTAAATTTGCCTTCATTAGCATAATTTACCATTTGGACAAATTCATTTGGAACTATGTTGGCAACAACACTAATAACCCCATTACCTCCGAGAGATATTACGGGCAAGGTTAATTCATCATTTCCAGAAAGCACAGATATATCACATGAATTTATAACATCCGATATATGGGATAAATCTGGATTTGCTTCTTTAACAGTTGTAATGTTGCTGTATTCCTCATATAGATATTTTATAGTTTCAGGTTGGAGATTTACAGCTGTTCTAGAAGGAACATTATATAATACTATCGGAATATTTATTGATTCCGCTATTTTAGAGAAATGCTGTTTTAATCCTTCCTGGGTGGGTTTATTATAGTAAGGAGTTATTAATAGCACAGAATCAGCACCAACATCTTCCGCAAATTGAGAAAGTGCAATCGCCTCTTCTGTTGAGTTTGAACCAGCACCAGCTATAACATCCACCTTTCCATCACATACACTAACGGATTTTTCAATAATCTTTTTGTGTTCATCATGGGATAAAGTAGGAGATTCGCCAGTTGTTCCAACTGATACTATGCCATTAACTCCATTATCGATTAAAAAGTTTATGTTTTGTTCTAAACCTTCGTAATCTACTCCCCCATTTTTAAATGGAGTAATAATTGCAGGAAACACTCCTTGCATAAAATCACCAATTAAGACATATACCTACCATACTGATTATGCATCGACTTTTTTCATTTTTTTAGTTACATATCCTGCAACCCTATTTCTAAGTCTTTTGGTAGCTATCTCTGCAACCTCATCTATAACTTTTTTGTTTGTTTCAAAATCTGTGGTTAATCTGTCTTCATATTTTTCTACAAGGTCTTCCCCTGCTCTTTTAATAAATGTTTGTCTAATTCTTCCCAAGTTATCACCTGTATAGGAGCTCCTATTTATTTATTATATAATATATTTACATATTTGTGTTTTATTCAATTTACCGAAAATATATTAACCAACCATATATTGCAATCATTATTTAAATATTTTTCTTTTCACATGCCTTTTTTTGAAGTTCTTTGCTATGCTCCATCAATAAAGTCAATATTTCCAAAGACAAATTTGAGTCAAAATCATATTTATTGCATAATGATTTTATAGTCTCTTTAATATGGTGTTCCCTTTCTTCATCATTTATGGGCATGTTTAATTCGGATTTTAAATTTGCTATTTCTCCCGCAAACTGGGTTCTTTCAGCCATTAATTTAATTAATTGCTCATCTATTTCATTTATTCTATTTCTAATAATATTAAGTCTATCTTTTGGATTTGTCATTATTATCTCCAAAATATTTGTAATCAATAAATATAATAAATAAATGATAAAATATTATTCTATAAAAGATATATATTATAATATATTATTTAAGTATAACTAATAAAAGTATTCTATTATTGTGGATAACTATATAACCTATGAATAATATGTAAAATAAATATATAATATTTTAATATTTCAGGGAGCTCCATATTAATAATATATATGGACATGCGAACACATGCTTAAAGTAGATAATGATGAAAAGAGGGTTGTCTGATTTTATGATGAAACTTACCCGACCTGAATCTACCTTTTTTAAGTTTTTACTATTTTATTTTTTCTAAAACTTTACAACTTAACCAATTTTCATTGATATATTTTTCATAAACTGGCAATCTTTCTTTTAACGAATATCCAAATTCTTCGGTATATTTTTTTAATTCCTCTATTTTTGGCCATGGTGCCTCTGGATTTACAAAATCTTTTGTAATGGGCGACACCCCTCCCCAATCATCAACACCAGCAAATAAAAACAGCTGACCTGTTTCAGAATTTAAATTAGGAGGAACTTGAATAGATATATCTTTTAATATTAATTTTGCCACAATTAGCACTTTTAACATTTTTAAAGGAGTTGGTTCTTCATAATTACTCATAGGAATGCTTTCCTTTGCCCTAAAATTTTGAATAATTACTTCTTGAATATGACCGTATTTTTTATGAATATTGTTAATATCAACTAATGATTGAACAATTTCTTCATTGGTTTCCCCAATACCAACCAATATTCCAGTTGTAAAAGGTATTTTGAGTTTTCCTGCATCTTCAATCATTTTTAATCGTTTCTTTGGTTCTTTTCCGGGGCTATCTTTGTGGGCTATCGTATTATACAGCCTATCGCTAGAATTTTCAAGCATGAGCCCCATGGAAGCATTTACTTCTTTTAATGTTTTTAATTCCTCATAGGATAATATCCCGCAATTTGTATGTGGCAATAGGTCCGTATTAGTTAAACACCAGTCGGAAATATCATATAAATATTCTAAAATATTGTTGTATCCCATTTTCTTTAAATCTTCTTTTATTTTTGGATTTTCGTCTACGGTTTCACCAAAGGTAAATAATGCCTCCCTACAACCATGTTTATTTCCAGTTAATAATATTTCTTTTATTTCCTGTTTATTCATCAGTTTGTAGTTTTCTCTCCTAAATGTGCAATATCCGCAAATGTTTTTGCACCAATTACATATTGGAATAAATACATTTTTTGAGTAAGTGATATATTTTTTGTTATTGGTTTTATTGCCATTACCGATATTTTTATTTCCATTATTATTTATCAGACTTAATTTATCAATTATATCTTGTGGATTTTTTGAATTTAGAAATTCCACCATTTCCGATAGGAAATCCTCAAATCTTTGATTTGGGTATAGAAGCTTCGCTTCTATTTCATTAATATTATTCATGAGCTCCCCCAACAATATCTTTTAATTTAATATTTTTTTCAATTAAAAATTGTTCCATTTCCTCACATATTTTATCAAATATATCGTATCCCCTATAATATACACCAGTTCCAACCTGAACAGCAGAGGCACCAGCCAACATAAACTCTATTGCATCTAATCCCATGGTAATTCCGCCAACTCCAATTATTGGGAGCTCCACCGCAGAATAAATATCATAAACATTTTTTATGGCAATTGGTTTTATTGCCTTTCCAGACATTCCACCAAATTTGTTGCCCAATATTGGTTTTTTGGTTTCTATATCTATTACCATGCCCGGACCAAGTGTATTTATTGCCACAATACCATCGGCCCCAGCATCTTCAACGGATTTAGCTATTTCTTTTATATCCGCTACATTTGGAGTTAATTTAGCCATAACAGGTTGTTTATTTACACAGTCCTTTACAGCAGATACAACCGAATGAGATAAATCTGGATTTTGTCCAATTTGAGCCCCATAAAAACCTCCCGCATGTGGGCAAGATATATTTAATTCGATAACATCTACAAATGGACTTATTGTTTCTGCAACTTTTGAAAATTCATTACTGTCTTTTCCATATATGGAACCTATTATTTTTACGCCCATCTTTTTTAAATCGTCCCTTATTTCTTCAATTTCTCCAACATATTCATTTATTCCGGGATTTGGCAACCCCATGGCATTTAAAAATCCACCTTCTACTTCTACCATTGTAGGATTGTTATGCCCCATTTTCTTTTCTAACCCTATGGATTTCGTGCATACAGCACCAGCCCCATTTTTTCCCATTCTCTTTAAGGCACTTCCTGTCTCCCCCATAATTCCCGCGGCAAGGAATACGGGATTTTTAAAATCAATACCAAATAAATTTGTTTTTAACATTATATCACCATAATTTATTTTTATTATAATTATTTCCTTAATCTATTTTTATAACTATTTTCTTTTTTTCTTCTTTGAATCACTTTATAATATTTTTCATGAGGAACTTTTAAAAACTTTTCCCTTGATTTTTTAATTGTGCCCGATACCCCCAATATGATTATATTTATTGGATTCTTTTTGTATTCATTGATAGATATTAGTGCCGATTTTACAAAATCTACCTCTTCCCTCGTTATTCTCAATAGACCTTTTGGGTGGGTATAGTCAATTAACCAAGGATTACACTTGGAGCTCCCCCATACCCCATAATAATTTATCAAGGAGCTCCTTATTAAATTTACAACTTCGCCACCAGATAGCTCGTTATTGTATATAATTTTAAATGAAATATATCTCTTTTTTTCCCGTATCGTTGGAGGTAATGTTTTAAGCAATTATATCACCGATAAAAATAATAAATATACAAAATATACTTAAATATAACTTAAATATAATTTACATATAGCTATATACTTATACATATAATAATCATACCATCTATTTATAGTCAATCTTCGGACAATTTTCCGTAATGCAAGTGATTAAATAGTATAAAATCTCTCTTATTATGATACAAAACAGAGAAATACCTTTAATCGTTTAGGGCGGATAAGGGACAGTAATTGAACTTACTATATTGTTATTTTATTTTTTCTTATTCTATTTATTGTTATTAATACTATAAACGGTGATTTCGTGATAACAGATTATGCAAAAAAGATATTAAATGAAACCCTATCCTACGATGTCGGATTTGGAGATTTAACCACAGAATTAATTATTCCCGATAGCCACACTTCAAAAGGAATTATAAAAGTTAAAGAAAATGGTGTTGTGGCATGTGGGCTAAATTTTGTAGTAGAATATATAAAAGAACATAATTTAAAGGTAAAAACATTTGTAAATGATGGAGATGTTGTATCAGAAAATACAAATATTTTGGAAATAGAAGGAAATACCAAAAAAATATTGACAATTGAAAGAACAATTTTAAATTTTTTGATGCATTTATCAGGCATAGCCACAAAAACCCATAATGTTGTGGAAATGGTGAAAAAAGTAAATAACAATGTAAAAATTGCCTGCACACGAAAAACTCTTCCGATGTTGTCTCCTTTGGAAAAATATGCCGTATTTGTAGGAGGCGGGGATACTCACAGATTTAGATTAGATGATATGATAATGATAAAAGACAACCACATAGAGGCTGTTGGTATTGAAAATTGTTTTAAAATAGTAAAAAAATTAAGTTTTTCCAAAAAAATAGAAATAGAAGTAGATAATATTGAGCAATTAAAAGAAGTGTTACAATATAAGCCTGATATTGTGCTTTTAGATAATTTTAAACCCGAGGATATTGGCGGAGCTCTTGAAATTATTGAGGAAAATTATAATAAAAATAAATACACCTATAAGCCATTAATCGAAGTTAGTGGAGGAATTAACGATAAAACAGTATTAAATTATGCAAAATATCCTATTGATATAATTTCTATGGGCTGTTTAATTCATTCAGCAATTGCTGTTGATATGGGGCTTGATTTAAATAAAACTAATGATTAAAAATATAATATGGTGTGCTCGGAGCTCCAAACAATACAAAAAATATTAAAAAAATAGAAATATTAAAAATAAATTATTATTTAATTATTTACTTATTACTCTTGTTATTTTATATCTTCCAACAGCTTCGAAGTATTCTACTTCCATACCGCTGTCTATTTCCTCAACATCCTCAGGCATTGGGATTTCTAATGTATCAAATGTTTCTAAATCCATTATTTGAACTAAATCTCCCATAATTGATAAAACTTGTCCTTTTCTTTTGTCAATTAATGGAACATCTGCTCTTGATGAGGTTGGTCCAACATGCTCTTTTTTAACATTTTCGAATAGTCCCATTGCTGTTAATCTTATTTTAGCTCCTCCGTGTTTTCCCGGTTTTGACTTTGTCATATCTACAATTCTACATGGCACTTCATCAATTACGATGTATTGTCCTACTTTTAATGAACCCAATTCTACTGGTTTTGTTCCTGGCATTTAATCACCTAATATATGTTTCGTTTTTTATTGTTTATTGAATTGTTTTATTATTGATTGTCATATATAGTATATAAATATTTACATGAAAAAACTATATCTTTAATATTTTTATTAATATTTATAACTAATTATAAATATTTTGCAATTTCTTTTGCCCAATAATTTATAATAAAACTTGCCCCTGCTCTTTTTA
The window above is part of the Methanococcus aeolicus Nankai-3 genome. Proteins encoded here:
- the dapA gene encoding 4-hydroxy-tetrahydrodipicolinate synthase, whose product is MQGVFPAIITPFKNGGVDYEGLEQNINFLIDNGVNGIVSVGTTGESPTLSHDEHKKIIEKSVSVCDGKVDVIAGAGSNSTEEAIALSQFAEDVGADSVLLITPYYNKPTQEGLKQHFSKIAESINIPIVLYNVPSRTAVNLQPETIKYLYEEYSNITTVKEANPDLSHISDVINSCDISVLSGNDELTLPVISLGGNGVISVVANIVPNEFVQMVNYANEGKFKEAREIHYKLFNLMKSLFIETNPVPIKTAMNLLNMPAGDLRLPLCKMEEENKFKLETALKEYGLL
- a CDS encoding 30S ribosomal protein S17e, with protein sequence MGRIRQTFIKRAGEDLVEKYEDRLTTDFETNKKVIDEVAEIATKRLRNRVAGYVTKKMKKVDA
- a CDS encoding chorismate mutase, with translation MTNPKDRLNIIRNRINEIDEQLIKLMAERTQFAGEIANLKSELNMPINDEEREHHIKETIKSLCNKYDFDSNLSLEILTLLMEHSKELQKKACEKKNI
- the cofG gene encoding 7,8-didemethyl-8-hydroxy-5-deazariboflavin synthase subunit CofG, which translates into the protein MVEFLNSKNPQDIIDKLSLINNNGNKNIGNGNKTNNKKYITYSKNVFIPICNWCKNICGYCTFRRENYKLMNKQEIKEILLTGNKHGCREALFTFGETVDENPKIKEDLKKMGYNNILEYLYDISDWCLTNTDLLPHTNCGILSYEELKTLKEVNASMGLMLENSSDRLYNTIAHKDSPGKEPKKRLKMIEDAGKLKIPFTTGILVGIGETNEEIVQSLVDINNIHKKYGHIQEVIIQNFRAKESIPMSNYEEPTPLKMLKVLIVAKLILKDISIQVPPNLNSETGQLFLFAGVDDWGGVSPITKDFVNPEAPWPKIEELKKYTEEFGYSLKERLPVYEKYINENWLSCKVLEKIK
- a CDS encoding dihydroorotate dehydrogenase, with translation MLKTNLFGIDFKNPVFLAAGIMGETGSALKRMGKNGAGAVCTKSIGLEKKMGHNNPTMVEVEGGFLNAMGLPNPGINEYVGEIEEIRDDLKKMGVKIIGSIYGKDSNEFSKVAETISPFVDVIELNISCPHAGGFYGAQIGQNPDLSHSVVSAVKDCVNKQPVMAKLTPNVADIKEIAKSVEDAGADGIVAINTLGPGMVIDIETKKPILGNKFGGMSGKAIKPIAIKNVYDIYSAVELPIIGVGGITMGLDAIEFMLAGASAVQVGTGVYYRGYDIFDKICEEMEQFLIEKNIKLKDIVGGAHE
- a CDS encoding Rpp14/Pop5 family protein; this encodes MLKTLPPTIREKKRYISFKIIYNNELSGGEVVNLIRSSLINYYGVWGSSKCNPWLIDYTHPKGLLRITREEVDFVKSALISINEYKKNPINIIILGVSGTIKKSREKFLKVPHEKYYKVIQRRKKENSYKNRLRK
- the nadC gene encoding carboxylating nicotinate-nucleotide diphosphorylase; the encoded protein is MITDYAKKILNETLSYDVGFGDLTTELIIPDSHTSKGIIKVKENGVVACGLNFVVEYIKEHNLKVKTFVNDGDVVSENTNILEIEGNTKKILTIERTILNFLMHLSGIATKTHNVVEMVKKVNNNVKIACTRKTLPMLSPLEKYAVFVGGGDTHRFRLDDMIMIKDNHIEAVGIENCFKIVKKLSFSKKIEIEVDNIEQLKEVLQYKPDIVLLDNFKPEDIGGALEIIEENYNKNKYTYKPLIEVSGGINDKTVLNYAKYPIDIISMGCLIHSAIAVDMGLDLNKTND
- a CDS encoding translation initiation factor IF-5A; translated protein: MPGTKPVELGSLKVGQYIVIDEVPCRIVDMTKSKPGKHGGAKIRLTAMGLFENVKKEHVGPTSSRADVPLIDKRKGQVLSIMGDLVQIMDLETFDTLEIPMPEDVEEIDSGMEVEYFEAVGRYKITRVISK